One window from the genome of Streptomyces sp. WZ-12 encodes:
- a CDS encoding glycerophosphodiester phosphodiesterase produces the protein MTPATRLRHPYLDHPRPLPFAHRGGTADGLENTAVAFRRAVDLGYRYLETDLHATSDGALVAFHDTTLDRVTDARGTLADLPWRAVRRARVAGRESLPLFEELLEEFPEARWNVDLKAEGALEPLLALLRRTGAWDRVCVGSFSEARVARAQRLAGGRMASSLGTRGVAGLRLRSYGRGALPLDRLLGAAVRRSAVCVQVPERQSGLPVVDPLFLRAAHALGMQVHVWTINDADRMRALLELGVDGIMTDDLETLRTVLMERGCWHQ, from the coding sequence CGCCACCCCTACCTCGACCACCCCCGCCCACTGCCCTTCGCCCACCGGGGCGGCACCGCGGACGGCCTGGAGAACACCGCCGTCGCCTTCCGCCGCGCCGTGGACCTCGGCTACCGCTATCTGGAGACCGACCTCCACGCCACGTCCGACGGCGCCCTGGTCGCCTTCCACGACACGACCCTGGACCGGGTCACCGACGCCCGCGGCACCCTCGCGGACCTCCCCTGGCGGGCGGTCCGCCGGGCCCGGGTCGCCGGCCGGGAGTCGTTGCCGCTGTTCGAGGAGTTGCTGGAGGAGTTCCCGGAGGCGCGGTGGAACGTCGACCTCAAGGCGGAGGGCGCGCTGGAACCGCTGTTGGCCCTGCTGCGCCGCACCGGCGCCTGGGACCGGGTGTGCGTCGGCTCGTTCTCCGAGGCCCGGGTGGCGCGGGCGCAGCGACTGGCCGGCGGCCGGATGGCCAGCTCGCTGGGCACCCGCGGGGTGGCCGGGCTGCGCCTGCGCTCCTACGGGCGCGGGGCGCTGCCGCTGGACCGGCTGCTGGGCGCGGCGGTGCGGCGCAGCGCGGTCTGTGTCCAGGTCCCCGAGCGGCAGTCCGGCCTCCCTGTCGTCGACCCGCTCTTCCTCCGCGCCGCGCACGCGCTGGGCATGCAGGTCCACGTCTGGACGATCAACGACGCCGACCGGATGCGCGCACTACTGGAGCTGGGCGTGGACGGCATCATGACCGACGACCTCGAAACGCTGCGAACGGTGCTGATGGAGCGGGGGTGTTGGCATCAGTGA
- a CDS encoding PP2C family protein-serine/threonine phosphatase — translation MPAAMIVVGALWNLFSPREYWGDYLLVAAVTVAGALLSLRYTIAAGAAILLVEAGLLFVGGHLRNVVASAIELANLAFTALIAIGVNRVVARHGRRLATVRSVAEAAQRAVLPPPPTRVGPLAVAAVYKAAQIEALIGGDAYAVQDTPYGTRLLIADVRGKGMGAIGAVAALLGAFRVEVDQAPDLAALAGRLERALLKEGALREEEVRMEGFVTALLGEIPPGRDRVRLLNCGHPAPYLLDGTAVSVLEPAEPGLPLGMSGLGVPQAEAETWLLPPGGTLLLVTDGVTEARDRTGAFYDPARGLSGRGPFRQPDEVIEALVCDVEQWTGGPRDDDMAILAITRRDGRPVGR, via the coding sequence ATGCCGGCCGCGATGATCGTCGTCGGAGCCCTCTGGAACCTCTTCTCACCCCGCGAATACTGGGGCGACTACCTGCTGGTCGCGGCCGTGACCGTGGCCGGAGCCCTGCTCTCGCTGCGGTACACGATCGCCGCCGGGGCGGCCATCCTCCTCGTCGAGGCGGGGCTGTTGTTCGTGGGCGGCCATCTCCGCAACGTCGTCGCGTCGGCGATCGAGCTGGCCAACCTGGCGTTCACCGCGCTCATCGCCATCGGGGTCAACCGGGTCGTCGCCCGCCACGGACGTCGCCTGGCGACGGTGCGTTCCGTCGCCGAGGCCGCCCAACGGGCCGTGCTGCCCCCGCCGCCGACGCGGGTCGGCCCGTTGGCCGTCGCCGCGGTCTACAAGGCCGCCCAGATCGAGGCGTTGATCGGCGGCGACGCCTACGCGGTGCAGGACACCCCGTACGGCACCCGGCTGCTGATCGCGGACGTGCGGGGCAAGGGGATGGGCGCGATCGGGGCGGTCGCCGCGCTGCTGGGCGCGTTCCGGGTGGAGGTGGACCAGGCGCCCGACCTCGCGGCGTTGGCCGGGCGGCTGGAGCGCGCGTTGCTCAAGGAGGGCGCGCTGCGCGAGGAGGAGGTCCGGATGGAGGGCTTCGTCACGGCGCTGCTCGGCGAGATCCCGCCGGGCCGGGACCGGGTGCGGCTGCTGAACTGCGGCCACCCCGCCCCGTATCTCCTCGATGGCACGGCCGTGTCCGTACTGGAGCCGGCCGAACCGGGGCTGCCCCTGGGCATGAGCGGCCTCGGCGTGCCGCAGGCCGAGGCCGAGACCTGGCTCCTGCCGCCCGGCGGCACTCTCCTGTTGGTGACCGACGGCGTGACGGAGGCCAGGGACCGCACCGGGGCCTTCTACGACCCGGCGCGCGGGCTGAGCGGCCGGGGCCCGTTCCGGCAGCCGGACGAGGTGATCGAGGCGCTCGTCTGTGACGTCGAGCAGTGGACCGGTGGCCCGCGCGACGACGACATGGCGATCCTGGCCATCACGCGGCGCGACGGCCGGCCGGTCGGCCGGTGA
- a CDS encoding RNA polymerase-binding protein RbpA: MSERALRGTRLVVTSYETDRGIDLAPRQAVEYACQNGHRFEMPFSVEAEIPPEWECKVCGAPSLLVDGDGPEEKKGKPARTHWDMLMERRTREELEEVLAERLAVLRSGTMNIAVHPRDTNRKSA; the protein is encoded by the coding sequence ATGAGTGAGCGAGCTCTCCGCGGCACGCGCCTCGTGGTGACCAGCTACGAGACCGACCGCGGCATCGACCTGGCCCCGCGCCAGGCGGTGGAGTACGCATGCCAGAACGGACATCGTTTCGAGATGCCGTTCTCGGTTGAGGCCGAGATTCCGCCGGAGTGGGAGTGCAAGGTTTGCGGTGCACCCTCTCTTCTGGTGGATGGGGATGGCCCTGAGGAGAAGAAGGGCAAGCCCGCGCGTACGCACTGGGACATGCTCATGGAGCGGCGGACCCGCGAGGAGTTGGAGGAGGTGCTGGCCGAGCGGCTGGCAGTCCTGCGCTCCGGCACCATGAACATCGCCGTGCATCCGCGCGACACCAACCGCAAGTCCGCCTGA
- the fxsA gene encoding FxsA family membrane protein → MTFGATPSPNPRPPRSRARRFVPLGIAAWMVLEIWLLTVVAGATNGLTVFLLLVAGVLVGGAVIKRAGRRAWRNLTDALQTTGAPDAPRETGPAGTGNTLPMVGGLLLILPGLLSDVLGLLCLFPPTGRLILRRADKLLARRPGFTPGSFGDAYQQARMHRPDGKVVQGQVIHPDDPPPTPRQDPPLTR, encoded by the coding sequence ATGACGTTCGGAGCCACGCCATCGCCGAATCCCCGCCCGCCCCGCTCGCGCGCCCGCCGGTTCGTCCCGTTGGGCATCGCCGCCTGGATGGTGTTGGAGATCTGGCTGCTGACGGTGGTCGCCGGCGCCACCAACGGCCTGACGGTGTTCCTGCTGCTGGTCGCCGGGGTGCTCGTCGGCGGCGCGGTGATCAAACGCGCCGGCCGCCGAGCCTGGCGGAACCTCACCGACGCCCTCCAGACCACCGGCGCCCCCGACGCCCCGCGGGAGACCGGCCCCGCAGGCACCGGCAACACCCTCCCGATGGTCGGCGGGCTGCTGCTGATCCTTCCCGGCCTGCTCTCGGACGTGCTGGGGCTGCTCTGCCTCTTCCCGCCGACCGGCCGCCTGATCCTGCGCCGCGCCGACAAGCTGCTGGCCCGCCGCCCCGGCTTCACCCCCGGGTCCTTCGGCGATGCCTACCAACAGGCCCGGATGCACCGCCCGGACGGCAAGGTCGTCCAGGGCCAGGTGATCCACCCCGACGACCCGCCGCCCACACCCCGCCAGGATCCGCCGCTCACCCGCTGA
- a CDS encoding polyprenol monophosphomannose synthase — translation MTDGQRQYGPLGSTLVIIPTYNEAENIKPIVSRVRSSVPEAHVLIADDNSPDGTGKLADELAAEDDKVHVLHRRGKEGLGAAYLAGFRWGIENGHGVLVEMDADGSHQPEELPRLLTALKGADLVLGSRWVPGGRVVNWPKHREFLSRGGSTYSRLMLDVPIRDVTGGFRAFRAETLQGLGLDEVASQGYCFQVDLARRAVQAGYHVVEVPITFVERELGDSKMSRDIVVEALWRITSWGVGSKVSKIRGR, via the coding sequence GTGACAGACGGTCAGCGGCAGTACGGTCCGCTCGGCAGCACGTTGGTGATCATTCCGACGTACAACGAGGCGGAGAACATCAAGCCGATCGTCTCGCGGGTGCGGTCCTCCGTCCCCGAGGCGCACGTCCTGATCGCGGACGACAACAGCCCCGACGGCACCGGCAAGCTGGCCGACGAGTTGGCCGCCGAGGACGACAAGGTCCACGTCCTGCACCGCAGGGGCAAGGAGGGCCTCGGCGCCGCCTACCTCGCGGGCTTCCGCTGGGGCATCGAGAACGGCCACGGCGTACTGGTCGAGATGGACGCCGACGGCTCCCACCAGCCCGAAGAACTGCCCCGGCTCCTCACCGCCCTCAAGGGCGCCGACCTGGTACTCGGCTCGCGCTGGGTCCCCGGCGGCCGGGTGGTGAACTGGCCCAAGCACCGCGAGTTCCTCTCCCGCGGCGGCAGCACCTACTCCCGGCTGATGCTGGACGTCCCGATCCGCGACGTCACCGGCGGCTTCCGCGCCTTCCGGGCCGAGACGCTCCAGGGCCTGGGCCTGGACGAGGTCGCGTCCCAGGGCTACTGCTTCCAGGTCGACCTGGCCCGCCGGGCCGTCCAGGCCGGCTACCACGTCGTCGAGGTGCCCATCACCTTCGTCGAACGGGAGCTGGGCGACAGCAAGATGAGCCGCGACATCGTCGTGGAGGCGCTCTGGCGGATCACCTCCTGGGGCGTGGGCTCCAAGGTGAGCAAGATCCGCGGCCGCTGA
- the lnt gene encoding apolipoprotein N-acyltransferase — translation MPSGSETTDAAASTGPAPSGVTDAGHRPGRARRLAALARREAPRTALAAAAGLALGLAFPPYGLWPLSLVAVAALALLTRGRRARQGAWTGFAFGLPFFLLLLKWLHVVGWDAVVGLSVAEALFVVVMGAGLALTSRLPGWPLWGACLWVAQEWARDRLPFGGFPWGRLAFANTGSSFTPLAALGGAPLVTFAVALAGTLLAAAAVGLWGLRRGAGQRGLVRALEAFGLAAAITLAGLVVPVPTKADDTVRIAVVQGNVQRAGMDFLGRPMKILDNHASATEKLADDVRHHRVPKPDLVIWPENSSDLDPFQYPQAYDRIDEAVKAIGVPVLVGALIDHPTKPGYVFNEGIVWDPKTGPGASYTKQHPVPFGEYVPFRAELSKIITRFQRVPRDFYPGDHTGLLKVGPAKLGDVICFEVAYDEIVHDTVGAGARALVVQTNNATYGRTGQPEQQLAMSRLRAVEHGRAVVTAATSGISAVVAPDGTVTHQIPEFTQGVVSARIPLRDETTLADRVGAAPEWALAIVGLLSCGAAVTVGRRRRMKDEKGQQ, via the coding sequence GTGCCATCGGGTTCCGAGACCACCGACGCCGCCGCGTCCACCGGCCCGGCGCCGTCCGGCGTGACCGACGCCGGACACCGCCCCGGCCGCGCCCGCCGGCTGGCCGCCCTGGCCCGCCGCGAGGCCCCGCGCACCGCCCTCGCGGCCGCCGCCGGCCTCGCCCTCGGCCTGGCCTTCCCGCCGTACGGCCTGTGGCCGCTGTCGCTGGTGGCGGTGGCCGCGCTGGCACTGCTGACCCGCGGCCGCCGGGCCCGCCAGGGTGCCTGGACCGGCTTCGCGTTCGGGCTGCCGTTCTTCCTGCTCCTGCTGAAGTGGCTGCACGTGGTCGGCTGGGACGCGGTGGTGGGCCTGTCCGTCGCCGAGGCGCTCTTCGTCGTGGTGATGGGGGCCGGGCTGGCGCTCACCTCCCGGCTGCCCGGCTGGCCGCTGTGGGGCGCATGCCTGTGGGTGGCCCAGGAGTGGGCCCGGGACCGGCTGCCGTTCGGCGGCTTCCCCTGGGGCCGACTGGCCTTCGCCAACACCGGCTCGTCGTTCACCCCGCTCGCCGCGCTCGGCGGCGCCCCACTGGTGACCTTCGCCGTCGCGCTGGCCGGCACCCTGCTGGCCGCCGCCGCGGTCGGCCTGTGGGGGCTGCGCCGGGGCGCGGGCCAGCGCGGGCTGGTCCGGGCGCTGGAGGCGTTCGGGCTGGCCGCCGCGATCACCCTCGCCGGCCTGGTGGTCCCGGTCCCGACCAAGGCCGACGACACCGTCCGGATCGCCGTCGTCCAGGGCAACGTCCAGCGGGCCGGTATGGACTTCCTGGGCCGCCCGATGAAGATCCTCGACAACCACGCCAGCGCCACCGAGAAGCTGGCCGACGACGTCCGGCACCACCGGGTACCCAAGCCGGACCTGGTCATCTGGCCGGAGAACTCCTCCGACCTGGACCCCTTCCAGTACCCGCAGGCGTACGACCGGATCGACGAGGCAGTCAAGGCGATCGGCGTCCCGGTCCTCGTCGGCGCCCTCATCGACCACCCCACCAAGCCCGGCTACGTCTTCAACGAGGGCATCGTCTGGGACCCCAAGACCGGGCCCGGCGCCTCGTACACCAAGCAACACCCGGTCCCGTTCGGCGAGTACGTGCCCTTCAGGGCCGAGCTCAGCAAGATCATCACGCGCTTCCAGCGGGTGCCGCGCGACTTCTACCCCGGCGACCACACCGGCCTGTTGAAGGTCGGCCCGGCCAAACTGGGCGACGTCATCTGCTTCGAGGTCGCCTACGACGAGATCGTCCACGACACCGTCGGCGCCGGCGCCCGGGCGCTGGTCGTCCAGACCAACAACGCCACCTACGGGCGCACCGGCCAGCCCGAGCAGCAGTTGGCGATGTCCAGGCTGCGGGCCGTCGAGCACGGCCGGGCGGTGGTCACCGCGGCCACGAGTGGCATCAGCGCGGTGGTCGCCCCGGACGGGACCGTTACGCACCAGATTCCCGAATTCACCCAGGGTGTGGTCTCGGCCCGCATCCCGCTGCGCGACGAAACGACGCTGGCCGACCGCGTTGGCGCGGCCCCCGAGTGGGCGCTCGCTATCGTGGGCCTCCTGTCCTGCGGGGCCGCCGTCACCGTCGGCCGGCGCAGGCGAATGAAGGACGAGAAGGGACAGCAGTGA
- a CDS encoding amidohydrolase yields MSERNPEQAPRTVLLRGGEVHSPADPFATAMVVEGDRIAWVGEEGAADSFADGVDEVVRLDGALVTPAFTDAHVHTTATGLALTGLDLAGAATLTDALDRIRRFAADRPAGTVLLGHGWDASAWPEGRPPSRTELDAAAGGRPLYLTRVDVHSAVVTTALLDLVPGVREQSGFHPDGPLTGDAHHAVRAAAHATVTPAQRAEAQAAALARAASLGIGTVHECAGPQISSEDDFTALLARAAERNGPRVIGYWAELIASAKGADRIRELGAHGAAGDLFADGSLGSHTAHLHAPYADADHTGAAHLDADAIAAHVAACTEAGIQAGFHAIGDAALTAVTDGVRTAADRVGLPRVRAARHRVEHAEMLTDKTIAAFADLALTASVQPAFDAAWGGPDGMYATRLGADRAAGLNPYAALLKAGVPLALGSDSPVTPLDPWGTVRAAVFHRTRAHGISARAAFTAHTRGGWRAIGRDDAGVLVPGAPADYAVWQTGELLVQAPDERVERWSTDPRSGTPGLPDLTPGNDLPRCLRTVVGGRLVFDRPNE; encoded by the coding sequence ATGAGCGAGCGCAACCCCGAGCAGGCCCCCCGCACCGTCCTCCTGCGGGGCGGTGAGGTGCACAGCCCCGCCGACCCCTTCGCCACCGCGATGGTCGTCGAGGGCGACCGGATCGCCTGGGTCGGCGAGGAGGGAGCGGCCGACTCCTTCGCCGACGGCGTCGACGAAGTGGTGCGGCTCGACGGCGCGTTGGTCACTCCGGCGTTCACGGACGCACATGTGCACACCACCGCCACCGGGCTGGCCCTCACCGGCCTGGACCTCGCCGGCGCCGCCACCCTGACCGACGCCCTCGACCGGATCCGCCGGTTCGCCGCCGACCGTCCGGCCGGCACCGTCCTGCTCGGCCACGGCTGGGACGCCAGCGCCTGGCCCGAGGGCCGCCCGCCGTCCCGTACCGAACTGGACGCCGCCGCCGGCGGCCGCCCGCTCTACCTCACCCGCGTCGACGTGCACTCCGCGGTCGTCACCACCGCCCTGCTCGACCTGGTCCCGGGCGTCCGCGAGCAGTCCGGCTTCCACCCCGACGGGCCGCTGACCGGCGACGCCCACCACGCCGTGCGGGCCGCCGCGCACGCCACCGTCACCCCCGCCCAGCGCGCCGAGGCCCAGGCCGCCGCGCTGGCCCGGGCCGCCTCGCTCGGCATCGGCACCGTCCACGAGTGCGCCGGCCCGCAGATCTCCAGCGAGGACGACTTCACCGCGCTGCTCGCCCGCGCCGCCGAGCGCAACGGCCCGCGCGTCATCGGCTACTGGGCCGAACTGATCGCATCCGCAAAGGGCGCCGACCGGATCCGCGAGCTCGGTGCCCACGGCGCCGCCGGCGACCTCTTCGCCGACGGCTCGCTCGGCTCGCACACCGCCCACCTGCACGCCCCCTACGCCGATGCCGACCACACCGGCGCCGCCCACCTCGACGCCGACGCCATCGCCGCCCACGTCGCCGCCTGCACCGAGGCCGGCATCCAGGCCGGCTTCCACGCCATCGGCGACGCCGCCCTGACCGCCGTCACCGACGGCGTCCGGACCGCCGCCGACCGCGTCGGCCTGCCCCGCGTCCGGGCCGCCCGGCACCGCGTCGAGCACGCCGAGATGCTCACCGACAAGACCATCGCCGCCTTCGCCGACCTCGCCCTGACCGCCTCCGTGCAGCCCGCCTTCGACGCGGCCTGGGGCGGCCCCGACGGCATGTACGCCACCCGCCTCGGCGCCGACCGGGCCGCCGGCCTCAACCCCTACGCCGCCCTCCTCAAGGCCGGTGTCCCGCTCGCCCTCGGCTCCGACAGCCCGGTCACCCCGCTCGACCCCTGGGGCACCGTGCGCGCCGCCGTCTTCCACCGCACCCGCGCCCACGGCATCTCCGCCCGCGCCGCGTTCACCGCCCACACCCGCGGCGGCTGGCGCGCCATCGGCCGTGACGACGCCGGCGTCCTGGTGCCCGGCGCCCCCGCCGACTACGCGGTCTGGCAGACCGGCGAGCTGCTCGTCCAGGCCCCCGACGAGCGCGTCGAGCGCTGGTCCACCGACCCCCGCTCCGGCACCCCCGGCCTGCCCGATCTCACCCCCGGCAACGACCTCCCGCGCTGCCTGCGCACCGTCGTCGGCGGTCGGCTGGTCTTCGACCGGCCGAACGAGTGA
- a CDS encoding Lrp/AsnC family transcriptional regulator, which produces MEELDRQIVDLLVKDGRMSYTDLGKATGLSTSAVHQRVRRLEQRGVIRGYAAIVDPEAVGLPLTAFISVKPFDPSAPDDIADRLAEVPELEACHSVAGDENYILKVRVATPLELEHLLTRIRTLAGVSTRTTVVLSTPYESRPPRI; this is translated from the coding sequence GTGGAGGAGTTGGACCGACAAATCGTGGATCTGCTCGTCAAGGACGGGCGGATGAGCTACACCGACCTGGGCAAGGCCACCGGCCTGTCCACCTCGGCGGTGCACCAACGGGTGCGCCGCCTGGAACAGCGCGGGGTGATCCGCGGCTACGCCGCCATCGTCGACCCCGAGGCCGTGGGTCTGCCGCTCACCGCCTTCATTTCGGTCAAACCCTTCGACCCCAGCGCCCCGGACGACATCGCCGACCGGCTCGCCGAGGTCCCCGAGTTGGAGGCGTGCCACAGCGTCGCCGGCGACGAGAACTACATCCTCAAGGTCCGGGTCGCCACCCCGCTGGAGCTGGAGCACCTGCTCACCCGCATCCGCACCCTGGCCGGCGTCTCGACCCGCACCACGGTGGTGCTCTCCACCCCCTACGAATCCCGCCCGCCGCGGATCTGA